A segment of the Bacteroidales bacterium genome:
AAATAACAAAGAGTAAAAATATATATTTTGATTTCATATTATTGGTTTAAGCGGTTTTGGTATTCAACTTTTTATGTGCTTCGCGATATCTTCGTTTCCAAGCTTTTCGTTTCCAACTTTTACCCCAATCTATATTTGTCCACATACGTTCGTGCAAATAATAAATAATCAACTTAGCAAAAAAATCTATTCCCGTTATCGCTCCGGCAGTTTGTAAGGTTTCGTTCATCGACTTGTCTGTCAGACTTCTAAAAATAACGAATGTTATTATAAAAGTTGTAAACGAAGCTATTATCCTCCAACTTATTGCTTTTAAAAGACTTCGTAATGGTGATTCTTTTAGTCTTTTATCTTTTTTTGAGTGTTTCATACTTATACTTTATCAAAGATAGTGAATAATACTTAGTATAGTTTGAGTTATGTTAATTGTATTAAAAGTGATTTTTTATCTGAATTAGAAATTCTTCTGAGATATTTTTGTTTACTGCAACAATTTCTTCTCCAAAAAGATAATCTTCTTTACCTGAAAAATCAAAGACTTCTCCTCCTGCATTTTTAACCAAAATAATGCCGGCTGCAATATCCCAAGAGTTTAGTCCATATTCGTAAAAGCCTTCGTAGCGCCCACAAGCAACATAGGCTAAATCAACAGCAGCAGAGCCTAAACGTCTGACTCCACGACTGTTTCTCATTAAATAGACAAAAAATCGCATAAAGTTATCGAGTTTACCATAATCCTGATAAGGAAAACCTGTAGCGAATAGTGAATGGTCGA
Coding sequences within it:
- a CDS encoding DUF2061 domain-containing protein; this encodes MKHSKKDKRLKESPLRSLLKAISWRIIASFTTFIITFVIFRSLTDKSMNETLQTAGAITGIDFFAKLIIYYLHERMWTNIDWGKSWKRKAWKRRYREAHKKLNTKTA